One part of the Candidatus Hydrogenedentota bacterium genome encodes these proteins:
- a CDS encoding GMC family oxidoreductase — protein sequence MARMTLDADVVVAGSGPGGATAARELARAGRRVVLLERGGDHRKRFYYGTYFGALLYSDRASLLFTKEGLNIVRPLIVGGATSMFCGCASPPPPWLKNRYGVDIEAETAATAAELEIAPLPRHLRGDASTRIAQAARDLGYPWEPQAKFLRPGRAHGAFRCGARCMLGCRCGAKWNAGEYADEAVAAGTALITRARVDRVLLEDGQCAGVEGRYAGRPFTVRARTVVLAAGGIGTPRILQASGFREAGTGMTMDTTVMVYGFGKEPGIGREPPMTWSWENEAEGYMLSTLADPWLMYPLIAMRKGLGHTLRWTQWDRLLGVMIKLKDNISGGVFPDGTISKPMVGDDADRMRRAEEVCRNILLKAGADPATLYVTPQRGTHPSGTVRLGALVDTNLRTETPGLYVCDASVFPEALGRPTVLTIIGLAKRLAKHLAAQNGLR from the coding sequence ATGGCGAGGATGACACTGGACGCAGACGTGGTGGTTGCGGGCTCGGGTCCCGGCGGCGCGACGGCCGCGCGCGAACTCGCGCGGGCGGGCCGGCGCGTGGTCCTGCTCGAGCGGGGTGGCGACCACCGGAAACGGTTCTACTATGGCACGTACTTCGGGGCATTACTCTATTCCGACCGGGCAAGTCTCTTGTTCACGAAGGAAGGGCTGAACATCGTGCGGCCATTGATCGTCGGCGGCGCGACCAGCATGTTCTGCGGGTGCGCTTCCCCGCCGCCTCCCTGGCTCAAGAACCGCTACGGCGTTGATATCGAGGCCGAAACGGCGGCAACCGCCGCGGAATTGGAAATCGCACCGCTGCCGCGGCATTTGCGCGGCGATGCGTCCACGCGGATTGCCCAAGCCGCACGGGACCTTGGCTATCCCTGGGAGCCGCAGGCCAAGTTCCTGCGGCCCGGACGGGCCCATGGCGCGTTCAGGTGCGGCGCCCGGTGCATGCTCGGTTGCCGCTGCGGCGCGAAGTGGAACGCGGGCGAGTACGCCGACGAAGCCGTGGCCGCCGGAACGGCGCTGATCACCCGCGCCCGCGTGGACCGCGTCCTGTTGGAGGACGGTCAGTGTGCGGGCGTCGAAGGCCGGTATGCAGGCAGGCCCTTCACCGTGCGCGCGCGTACCGTCGTGCTGGCTGCCGGGGGCATTGGCACGCCGCGCATCCTGCAGGCATCGGGTTTCCGCGAGGCGGGGACAGGCATGACGATGGACACGACCGTTATGGTTTATGGGTTTGGCAAAGAGCCGGGCATCGGGCGCGAGCCGCCGATGACGTGGTCGTGGGAGAACGAAGCGGAGGGCTACATGCTGAGCACGCTCGCCGACCCGTGGCTCATGTATCCGCTCATTGCCATGCGCAAGGGCCTTGGCCACACGCTCCGTTGGACGCAGTGGGACCGTTTGCTGGGCGTCATGATCAAATTGAAAGACAACATCTCGGGGGGGGTGTTTCCCGACGGGACCATCAGCAAGCCCATGGTGGGCGACGACGCGGACCGCATGCGGCGCGCCGAAGAGGTATGCCGGAACATCCTGCTGAAAGCGGGGGCGGACCCCGCGACGCTGTACGTTACGCCGCAGCGGGGCACGCACCCGAGCGGCACCGTGCGCCTTGGCGCCCTCGTGGACACCAACCTGCGCACGGAAACGCCGGGGCTGTATGTCTGCGATGCGAGCGTGTTTCCCGAGGCGCTGGGACGTCCCACGGTGCTCACGATCATCGGGCTTGCCAAGCGCCTGGCGAAGCACTTGGCCGCACAGAATGGTCTCAGATAA
- a CDS encoding aldo/keto reductase: MQYGRIPGVTKPVSRLIQGGIMLNSEDEAAGYALMDAVFALGCNTIDTAHVYGTGDCERVLGRWIASRGIRDQLVILDKGAHHNADRKRVTPFDITADIYDSLARLKTDYIDLYLLHRDDPAVPTGPIVETLHEHQRAGRIHAYGGSNWTTDRIAAANAYARDHGLTPFVASSPHFSLAEQIEAPWDDCITITGAGAQAHRAWYRHEQLPLLCWSSLAGGWFSGRLSCDNQAEHADTLYMRCYNCEANWQRLERARALGAERGLSAAQVALAYVLHQGFNAFPLVAAYSGNEFAACAAALDVTLTAGELAWLDLQSSER, encoded by the coding sequence ATGCAGTACGGCCGAATCCCAGGCGTGACCAAGCCCGTCTCCCGGCTCATCCAGGGCGGTATCATGCTTAATTCCGAGGATGAGGCCGCCGGGTACGCCCTTATGGACGCCGTCTTCGCGCTCGGCTGCAACACCATCGACACGGCGCATGTCTACGGTACGGGCGACTGTGAGCGGGTTCTTGGGCGCTGGATCGCGTCGCGCGGAATCCGCGACCAGCTCGTGATCCTCGACAAGGGCGCGCATCATAACGCCGACCGGAAACGCGTCACGCCCTTCGACATCACCGCGGACATTTACGACTCCCTGGCACGGCTGAAGACCGATTATATCGACCTGTACCTGCTGCATCGCGACGACCCCGCCGTTCCCACCGGTCCGATCGTCGAGACGCTGCACGAACACCAGCGCGCCGGTCGCATCCACGCCTACGGCGGCTCCAACTGGACCACGGACCGCATCGCGGCGGCCAACGCCTACGCAAGGGACCACGGCCTGACGCCGTTTGTCGCCAGCAGCCCCCATTTCAGCCTTGCCGAACAGATTGAGGCTCCGTGGGACGACTGCATCACCATCACCGGCGCCGGGGCGCAGGCGCATCGGGCCTGGTACCGTCACGAGCAGTTGCCGCTCCTCTGCTGGTCGAGCCTGGCGGGCGGCTGGTTTTCCGGCCGACTCTCGTGCGATAACCAGGCGGAACACGCGGACACGCTGTATATGCGCTGCTACAACTGCGAAGCCAACTGGCAGCGGCTTGAACGCGCCCGGGCGCTGGGCGCCGAACGCGGGCTGAGCGCCGCTCAGGTCGCGCTCGCCTATGTCCTGCATCAGGGGTTTAACGCGTTCCCCTTGGTCGCAGCGTATTCCGGCAACGAATTCGCCGCGTGCGCCGCCGCGCTCGATGTGACCCTTACCGCAGGGGAGCTTGCCTGGCTCGACCTGCAAAGCAGCGAACGTTAA
- a CDS encoding TlpA family protein disulfide reductase: MKSMTRDNSTCPPFRRFLAIVLPVMALSGAHCVFGPDPMEGQAAPAFSLPSLDGETVNLADYLGKKVVLLDFWASWCPPCRQTMPIINAVAAQYAGKDAAVFAVNVGETQATVQAFIDELGLNAVTVLRDEDGSVGEQYGTRSIPRMILIDKQGTVRQVHSGYSSGLQADLSEAIDTLLAEQR; the protein is encoded by the coding sequence GTGAAAAGCATGACACGCGACAACAGCACATGTCCGCCGTTCCGCCGCTTCCTCGCCATCGTACTGCCTGTCATGGCCCTGTCGGGCGCGCACTGCGTGTTCGGGCCCGACCCGATGGAAGGTCAGGCGGCTCCGGCGTTCTCTTTGCCGTCCCTGGACGGCGAGACCGTGAATCTGGCGGACTATCTCGGCAAGAAGGTAGTGCTCCTGGACTTTTGGGCGTCCTGGTGCCCCCCCTGCCGCCAGACCATGCCGATCATCAACGCGGTCGCCGCGCAGTACGCCGGAAAAGACGCGGCCGTGTTCGCGGTGAACGTGGGTGAAACACAGGCCACGGTCCAGGCATTCATCGACGAACTGGGGCTGAATGCCGTGACCGTACTGCGGGACGAGGACGGCAGCGTCGGCGAACAGTACGGAACGCGGTCCATTCCGCGCATGATTCTCATCGACAAACAGGGGACCGTCCGCCAAGTGCACTCGGGTTATTCGTCCGGCCTGCAGGCGGATCTCTCCGAGGCCATCGACACGCTTCTCGCGGAACAAAGGTAG
- a CDS encoding Gfo/Idh/MocA family oxidoreductase yields the protein MTEKFRWGICGTGGIAHAFAHGLQALPDVELVAVGSRTAAAAARFGQEFNVPRRHASYEALAADPGVDAVYVATPHPWHKPNTILFLKSGKAVLCEKPFAVNRKEAEEMAATARAERRFLMEAMWTRFLPMLVQTRAWLASGSIGDVRMVQADFGFRASWDEESRLLDPELAGGGLLDVGVYCVSLASMVYGREPSRITGFAHLGHTRVDEQSAVVLAYDGGALALLSSAVRTNTPQEAVIMGTEGMVRLHPPFWRGDRATLTVHDKSEQVYEFPLQGNGYNYEAAEVARCVREGRLESQTMPLDESCVIMGVMDAIRAQWGLVYPCECP from the coding sequence ATGACCGAAAAATTCAGATGGGGCATCTGCGGGACGGGCGGTATCGCCCACGCATTCGCTCACGGCCTGCAGGCGTTGCCCGACGTGGAGCTCGTCGCCGTGGGTTCCCGAACGGCCGCCGCCGCGGCGCGATTCGGCCAGGAATTCAACGTGCCGCGCCGACACGCCTCCTACGAGGCGCTTGCCGCGGATCCCGGGGTCGACGCGGTCTATGTCGCAACGCCGCACCCGTGGCACAAGCCCAACACCATCCTGTTCTTGAAATCGGGCAAGGCGGTGCTGTGCGAGAAACCCTTCGCAGTCAACCGTAAAGAAGCCGAAGAAATGGCGGCCACGGCGCGCGCCGAGCGCCGGTTCCTTATGGAAGCAATGTGGACCCGCTTCCTGCCAATGCTTGTGCAGACGCGCGCCTGGCTGGCTTCCGGCAGCATCGGCGACGTGCGCATGGTCCAGGCGGACTTCGGGTTCCGCGCGAGTTGGGATGAAGAAAGCCGGTTGCTCGACCCCGAGCTGGCGGGCGGCGGCCTGCTCGACGTCGGCGTATACTGCGTGTCTTTGGCGTCGATGGTCTACGGCCGCGAACCCAGCCGCATTACAGGGTTTGCGCATCTCGGGCACACCCGGGTGGATGAACAATCCGCCGTGGTCCTGGCGTACGACGGCGGTGCGTTGGCGCTGCTCTCGAGCGCGGTGCGCACCAACACGCCGCAGGAAGCCGTCATAATGGGTACCGAAGGCATGGTCCGGCTGCACCCGCCCTTCTGGCGCGGCGATCGCGCGACCCTTACCGTTCATGACAAGAGCGAACAGGTGTACGAATTCCCCCTGCAAGGAAACGGGTACAACTACGAGGCGGCGGAAGTCGCGCGATGCGTGCGCGAGGGCCGCCTCGAATCCCAAACCATGCCCCTGGACGAATCCTGCGTTATCATGGGCGTGATGGACGCCATACGCGCCCAGTGGGGGCTGGTCTACCCCTGCGAATGCCCCTAG